cagaaacaaaaacctaTGCGCAGAATAGCTATCTATGAttccaaaagactgaaaaaaaagcataaatgtCCAAGATTACAGGAATAGATAATAAAATCAATTCAGCAAAATATtatatagtaattaaaataattatgaagactATATAGACACGTTTAAAACACCATCATTAATGAAAACAGCTCAtgcatgcatttttctttttgcattttacatgCCCACAGGATGTATTTTATCCTGAGCGTAACAAAGTAAATGCGGCggtctgtaaaatgaaaaaagggCTAACAGTAGAggagaattattttaattttaaatcattaattaCTTAAGCACTATTCTTGAAAAGTTTTACATTCTGTTTTAGGTGCTATGATGGGCCTAGGACTGCTGATAGAATTGTCAGCCACCTGAAGAAGCAGGCTGGACCAGCTTCAGTTCCTCTCAGGACTGAGGAAGAATCTGAAAATTCCTTACTGATAAAGATGCTTCTGTAGTGGGTTCTTTCAAAGATTTATTCAGTGAAGCTCACTCTGAGTTGCAAAAAGCAGCCAGCAACTTGAAAGATAACTACCAATTTACACACACCAATGTTGAGTCTCTGGTGAACAAGTATGATGATGATGGAGAGGGTATCACCTTGTTTTGTCCTTCACATCTGATGAGCAAGTTTGAGGACAAGACTGTGGCATATACACAACAGAAAATGACCAGtggaaagatttaaaaagtttattcaggaaaacatttttggTATCTGCCCTCACATGACAGAAGACAATAAAGATTTGATACAGGGTAAGGACTGATACAGGGTAAGGACATGCTAAACGTTCCAACTACTGGAGAAACAGAGTGATGATGGTGGCAAAGAAATTCCTGGATGCTGGGAAGAAACTCAACTTTGCTGTAGCTAGCTGCAAAACCTTTAGCCATGAACTTTCTGATTTTGGCTTGGAAAGCGCCACTGGAGAGATTGCTGTTGTTGCTATCAGAACTGCAAAAGCAGAGAAGTTTGTCATGCAGGAGGAATTGTCGCGTGATGGCAAGGCTCTTGACATATTCCTGCAGGATTACTTTGATGGTAACCTGAAGAGATACCTGAAGTCTGAGCCCATCCCAGAGAGCACTGATGGGCCCGTAAAGGTAGTGGTAGCAAAGAATTTTGATGAACTAGtgaatgatgaaaataaagatgtgcTGATTGAATTTTATGCTCCTCGGTGAGGTCACTGTAAGAATCTGGAGCCTAGGTATAAAGAACTGGGAGAGAAGCTCAGAAAAGACCCAGATATTATCAGAGCCAAGATGGATGCCACAGCCAACGATGTGCCTTCTCCATATGAAGTTAGAGGTTTTCCTACCATCTGCTTCTCTCCAGCCAACAAGAAGCTAAATCCAAAGAAATACGAAGGTGGCcatgaattaaattattttattagctaCCTAAAGTGAGAGGCCACAccacctcccccccccgcccccataaTTCAAGAAAAACCCAAGAAGAAGAAGGTAGCACAGGAGGATCCCTAAAGCAGCAGCCAAATATACCACTTTGTCAAAGGACtcttgcagggacttccctggtggtccagcggtaaagaatccgcctcccaatgcaggggacgtgggttcgatccctggtcggggaactaaggtcccacacgctgcggagcaaccaagtccacgcgccacaactactgagctcgcgtgcctcaactagagcccgtgtgcgGCAAACGGAAAGAGGCCACACACTCTGGAACCCACGGGCcccaactacagagcccacgtgccctagagcccacacacaACTAGAGAAGTGAAAACCCGTgtagccacaactacagagaagccctcacactACGATGACGGGCCCACGCGCCACAAGAGAAGATACCGCGTGCTGccactaagacccgatgcagccaaaactaactaactaaatttaaaaaaaaggactctTCCACCAGAGATGGGAACACCATTGGGGAGGACTGGGACCCATATGGGATTATTACCTCTCAGGGCTGAGAGGACAGAATGGATAGATTCTGAATCCTGTTAAACTTTCTCTCAACTGTTTCCTAGCTGCACTGTTTATAAGAATACCAGAACCAGTTTATGTTTGTGGTTTTGGGCAAAATTGTTTGTGTTGGGGGCAACGTTGTGGGGGTGTGGGAGAACTGCATTGGGGActtattttctatctttccttTTTGTACATTTGGGAACCATGACAATAAATGCGCCctctaaaagaaaagacaatactGAATTTGAGTTCTGTCACACAACTTAGTTACCTCTTTCGACTGCAAATCTGTGTCTGAAAATTTGCTAAGTGTATACAAAGTCTTTATACAAGTCAGCCGTGTGTAACATGGCAGCATCAGGAGCTCTGTGGTCTGTCATCATCCACCGCACTGAGCcggcaaatatttactgagttgttGCTTTGACTCTACTCTGGATATCTAACAAGGACACGATATGGTCTCAGCTCTGGTCGTCGAGTGGGAAAGACAGACGTACAGATATATAGAGTGATCATTAAATTATAATGTAGGTACAGCACTAGAGTTATACcaggatattttatttatttttataaatttatttatttatttatggctgcactgggtctttgtcgctgcgcacgggctttctctagttgcggcgggcgggggctgctcttcgttgcaggtgcacgggcttctcgttgcggtggcttctcttgttgcagagcaagggccctagacatgcgggcttcagtaggtgcggcacgtgggctcagtagttgcggtccACCGGCCCTtgagtgcgcgggcttcagtagttgtggcgcgggctctagagctcaggctcagtagtggtggctcacaggctctagagcacaggctcagtagttgtggtgcacgggtttagttgctctgtggcatgtgggatcttcccagaccagggctcgaacccgtgtcccctgcactggcaggaggattcttaaccactgcgccaccagggaagtcccccaggatATTTTACCTAATACCTAATTTTACCTTGTACCTAATCCAGCACAAGATGTAATAAAAGATACCAGCTCTGAGCTCTACAATGCAACAAGAATAAACGGCTGGGGGAAAGGTGTTACATGCAGGGAGTGGGCATGAAGGTAAGAAATAGCGTGGTGAGTAGAGACCACCTCGGCAGGGTGGAAAGGCCAGGCTTTCAGGTTCGTGTTTAAGTCCTGcttctaccacttattagctgggTAATGCAAATCATTTCCTCAtgtctaaaatgcaaataattccaCCTACCTCACAAACTGACGTAAGGATTAGAGGAGATCATGTATGTAAAGGAAGCACTAACGTGCCTGACATGTAGCTGGCCCTCAACAAATGAAATGCTGTTTCAAGGGTTTCAGTGGTAACTGGGACAAAAGGTACAAGGCAGGATGAGATATGAAGTAGGAGGCAATCAGATCATAGAGGGCTTCTTTATCAGGCTAAAGAGCCTGGACCCCATACCATAAATCACTGATGCCTTTGAAGGATtttaatcaggaaaacaatatagtcaggtttgctttttaaatgggTCACTCTCAAAACTGGCTAGAAGCTGGATTTGATGGGGCTGAGACTAGCAGTAAGAAGGACTGTTAGTGGGTTGCTCTAATGGTTCTGGAGAGGATGCTGAAGGCCTAATATAGGAATGGAAATGAAGGAAAGGTTGGAGGAATATTCTGCAGGTATAACAGGTAGGGCTTTGTGATTATTTAGAGatgggaggaaaaggagaggaaagtgaGGCGTCAAGTTCATTAACTAGTTTCCCGGTATGGGTG
The Phocoena sinus isolate mPhoSin1 chromosome 6, mPhoSin1.pri, whole genome shotgun sequence DNA segment above includes these coding regions:
- the LOC116755673 gene encoding protein disulfide-isomerase A3-like, whose amino-acid sequence is MMVAKKFLDAGKKLNFAVASCKTFSHELSDFGLESATGEIAVVAIRTAKAEKFVMQEELSRDGKALDIFLQDYFDGNLKRYLKSEPIPESTDGPVKVVVAKNFDELVNDENKDVLIEFYAPR